One part of the Nitrospira sp. genome encodes these proteins:
- a CDS encoding efflux RND transporter periplasmic adaptor subunit, producing MFETNTHRFKAGVIALGVLLAAGCGPSQESTQPGEPLSATASQPPIQAAVMEVKTSSVPVTVEVTGQVAPIYQATLASRIQGTIDNLLVREGSVVRRGETLVVLDNRDLQAELSRVTAELDNARAQRDRMEDLYHKDAVSKQELENATRAFRVAEAGRKSVLAQLSYTIVKAPFDGVITEKKVERGELASPGQPLLKMEDPAQLRLEATVAESDVRVVSVGSSIPVVIDALGADPVKGRVSQMLPAGDPQTHTFTMKVDLPATAGLKSGMFGRLRLDKGVSTTLLLPKSSLIERGELASLFVVGSDHVARLRWVKIGRMLEQGVEILSGVDAGERVVVDASKGRDGVPVQDMTAVALPPQAP from the coding sequence GTGTTCGAGACTAATACCCATCGTTTCAAGGCAGGGGTGATTGCCCTGGGGGTGTTGCTGGCGGCGGGCTGCGGCCCATCGCAAGAGTCGACCCAGCCGGGTGAGCCGCTCTCCGCGACTGCCTCGCAGCCGCCTATCCAGGCCGCTGTCATGGAGGTGAAGACCAGTTCTGTGCCGGTCACGGTCGAGGTTACTGGGCAGGTGGCGCCCATCTACCAGGCGACATTGGCCAGTCGCATTCAGGGCACGATCGACAATTTGTTGGTCCGTGAAGGCAGCGTGGTGCGTCGGGGCGAGACGCTGGTCGTGCTGGACAATCGAGACCTGCAGGCCGAGCTCTCGCGGGTGACGGCGGAACTCGACAATGCCCGGGCGCAACGTGATCGCATGGAAGATCTGTATCACAAGGATGCGGTGTCCAAGCAGGAATTGGAAAACGCCACTCGTGCCTTCAGAGTGGCGGAGGCCGGACGGAAATCGGTCTTGGCTCAGTTGAGTTATACCATCGTGAAAGCGCCGTTCGACGGTGTCATCACGGAGAAGAAGGTGGAACGAGGGGAATTGGCGTCCCCTGGCCAACCGCTCCTGAAAATGGAAGATCCCGCGCAGCTTCGTCTGGAAGCCACGGTGGCGGAGAGTGATGTGCGGGTGGTGTCCGTGGGGTCATCGATCCCGGTGGTCATTGATGCGCTGGGTGCCGACCCAGTGAAGGGGCGCGTCTCGCAGATGCTTCCGGCCGGCGATCCGCAGACCCACACCTTCACGATGAAGGTTGATCTGCCGGCCACTGCGGGCCTCAAATCTGGCATGTTCGGGCGGCTGCGGCTCGACAAGGGCGTCAGCACGACGTTGCTGTTGCCGAAGTCGTCACTGATTGAGCGCGGAGAACTCGCCAGCCTGTTCGTCGTCGGGAGTGATCACGTGGCACGGCTGCGCTGGGTCAAAATCGGCCGCATGCTTGAGCAAGGCGTCGAGATCCTGTCCGGAGTCGATGCCGGGGAGCGGGTCGTGGTGGATGCGTCCAAGGGCCGCGATGGCGTGCCCGTGCAGGACATGACGGCGGTGGCCTTGCCGCCGCAGGCACCATGA
- a CDS encoding PAS domain S-box protein: MISLDQLIPPEDPWSFLKGGGEMGERIRTLDWSRTPLGPVESWTPAQKNTISLMLANRFPLLLWWGPEYISLYNDAYRPILGNKHPGALGQPVRDCWNEIWHILKPLIDVPFQGGPPTWNDDILLEIGRHGFLEETHFTIAYSPVPDHLMPGGIGGVLATVHEITDKVIGERRIGILKDLGAASLERRSAEQTCAAATEVLSRHPRDVSFSLLYVIDADRRCARLAGWSGLSPGQAGAPLVIALNGGTEPEVWPASEALRTEDIQIVRHVERRFPAFPVSPWGEPPKEAAVVPIRSTVPRQAAGFLVAGISARLPFDERYRNFLDLVASRIGTAVAIARAYEAETRRAEALAELDRAKTAFFSNVSHEFRTPLTLMLGPVEELLASSPTALPPAAKTQLEMVSRNGERLLRLVNNLLDFSRIEAGRAQARYEPTDLGAFTAELASCFQSAVERAGLTLTVDCPSLAEPVYVDRGMWEKIVLNLISNAFKFTFEGEIHITLTAATIEAPEGLKHASSPARQAILTVRDTGVGIPAEAIPRLFERFYRAEHMRSRSHKGSGIGLALVQELITLHGGTVRAESLVGDGSRFIVTIPFGSAHLPPGRIGARVSMPPIRGGAAPFVDEVLRWLPEADSVVGRAADKQPEPFKPGATAHAESVPQALDVAPLPGDQSAPRILVVDDNADMRHYVVRLLAERYAVEAAPDGEAALAAARKIRPDLILSDVMMPRLDGFGLLRELRRDPALKTVPVILLSARAGEDSRIEGVEYGADDYLIKPFSARELLARIHAQLGMVRVRRESEARMAAELEAMTRLCETGNRCVQAGEEVTRCLDQFVEAAIALTGASKGNLQVLNRTTGALTIAAHRGFEKSFLDFFAEVRASEKAACGAAMDAHERIVVGDVAQSPLFAGEPSLNVLLAAGVRAVQSTPLISSAGAVLGMISTHFAAPHLPDQMALRLMDLLARQAADYLERKWAEEVLRTSEERLRAMFKQAATGIVVVDLEGRFLEVNERMCQIVHRTREQLLACSCADLTHPDDWSCNRSRMEEVAAGTLEEYVIEKRYGRPDGTWVWVNVAVSALRDGHGQPQGLLAVVQDSDARKRAEQAVRESEARFREMADNAPVMVWVTDQTGFCNFLSQSWYDFTGQTAQAGLGFGWIDAVHPDDRRQARDVFMGASVRSEAFQVEYRLRRRDGAYRWAIDAAAPRRAESGEFLGYIGSVIDITERKQAEERLFEAHALLDSLLLSAPMGFCYMNRQLRYERINPRLAELNGLSVEAHIGKHVSDIVPSLAATVYEVTNRILSTGRPVINHEFSGETAAAPGVTRYWNENWYPVYDQMGEVRGFGVVVEDVTERKAAEAALREAQQRLRQWNVKLEQAVNVKTAELVQSQDRLRAMATELNLAEQRERKRLATELHDHLQQTLVLGKLKMGQGKRLAASMPALADVIEGTDAIFSDALQYTRTLVAELSPPVLRDHGLAAGLNWLADYMKKHEVSVTVVLPKDDGLRLPEDQSMLLFQSVRELLINSWKHGGTGQATVTMERPEGVLRIEVCDQGAGFDPSIVTLQAGTGVSSKFGLLSIRERMRALGGSFEIQSGPNQGTRAILMLPVGGDPWVAESGQPITLAVDPSMNGSTIAPAPSAASAAGIRVLLVDDHAMVRQGLRSMLDAYDDIQVIGEAQDGVEAVRLARELRPRVVVMDISMPNMNGIEATAEIKAQYPDTTVIGLSVNADSENAEAMARAGAMRLLTKEMAVDSLYGAIREAVEAAEPTWEGLFST; the protein is encoded by the coding sequence ATGATCAGCCTGGACCAACTGATCCCTCCAGAAGACCCCTGGAGTTTCCTGAAGGGCGGCGGCGAAATGGGCGAGCGTATCCGTACGCTCGATTGGAGTCGGACGCCGTTGGGACCGGTCGAGTCCTGGACCCCTGCACAAAAAAATACGATCAGTTTGATGTTGGCGAACCGCTTTCCGCTGCTCTTGTGGTGGGGACCGGAGTACATCTCGCTCTACAACGACGCGTACCGTCCGATTCTGGGGAACAAACATCCCGGGGCGCTGGGGCAACCGGTGCGGGACTGCTGGAATGAAATCTGGCACATTCTCAAGCCATTGATCGACGTCCCGTTTCAGGGCGGCCCTCCGACGTGGAACGACGATATCCTGCTCGAAATCGGCCGGCACGGGTTTCTGGAGGAGACGCATTTCACCATTGCGTACAGCCCTGTGCCAGATCATCTGATGCCCGGCGGCATCGGCGGCGTGTTGGCCACCGTCCATGAAATCACCGACAAGGTCATCGGGGAGCGGCGCATCGGTATCTTGAAAGATTTGGGCGCGGCCTCGCTCGAAAGGAGAAGTGCCGAGCAAACCTGTGCTGCGGCGACCGAGGTCCTGTCGAGACATCCCAGAGACGTTTCCTTCTCGTTGCTGTATGTGATCGATGCGGATCGGCGGTGCGCGCGTCTGGCCGGCTGGTCGGGATTATCACCAGGGCAAGCGGGCGCTCCTCTGGTGATAGCACTGAATGGTGGGACTGAGCCCGAGGTCTGGCCCGCGTCTGAGGCGCTGCGAACCGAAGACATTCAGATCGTTCGGCATGTGGAGCGACGGTTTCCCGCATTTCCTGTAAGCCCTTGGGGTGAGCCGCCGAAAGAAGCGGCCGTCGTGCCCATCCGATCGACGGTCCCCCGTCAGGCAGCAGGATTTCTGGTCGCCGGGATCAGCGCCCGTCTCCCGTTCGACGAGCGCTATCGAAACTTCCTCGACCTCGTGGCGTCCCGGATCGGCACCGCCGTCGCCATTGCCCGGGCGTATGAAGCTGAAACACGCCGCGCGGAGGCCCTCGCCGAGCTCGACCGTGCCAAGACCGCCTTCTTCTCCAACGTCAGCCATGAGTTCCGAACGCCCCTCACGCTGATGCTGGGGCCGGTAGAAGAACTGTTGGCCAGCAGCCCGACTGCGCTTCCCCCGGCGGCGAAAACGCAATTGGAGATGGTCAGCCGCAACGGCGAACGCCTGCTCCGCCTGGTGAACAATCTGCTCGATTTCTCGCGGATTGAAGCGGGACGGGCGCAGGCGCGATACGAACCAACGGACCTCGGCGCGTTCACCGCAGAATTGGCCAGCTGTTTCCAGTCAGCCGTGGAGCGGGCGGGATTGACATTGACCGTCGATTGTCCGTCTCTGGCGGAGCCGGTCTATGTCGATCGCGGCATGTGGGAAAAGATCGTGCTGAATCTCATCAGCAACGCCTTCAAATTCACATTCGAAGGTGAGATCCACATCACGCTGACAGCAGCCACCATCGAGGCTCCGGAAGGTCTGAAGCATGCCTCCTCTCCTGCGCGACAGGCCATCCTGACAGTGCGTGATACCGGCGTCGGCATTCCGGCGGAGGCCATCCCCCGGCTGTTTGAACGCTTCTACCGTGCCGAACATATGCGAAGCCGGAGCCATAAGGGAAGCGGCATCGGACTGGCGCTGGTGCAGGAGCTCATCACACTCCATGGCGGAACGGTGCGCGCCGAAAGCCTGGTAGGAGACGGCAGCCGGTTTATCGTGACGATTCCGTTCGGTAGCGCGCATCTGCCGCCTGGGAGGATCGGCGCACGTGTGTCCATGCCGCCCATCAGAGGAGGCGCTGCTCCGTTCGTTGACGAAGTCCTGCGATGGTTGCCTGAAGCGGACTCAGTCGTGGGGCGGGCGGCGGACAAGCAGCCGGAGCCATTCAAGCCGGGAGCGACGGCTCACGCCGAATCAGTCCCGCAGGCTCTCGATGTCGCGCCGCTTCCTGGGGATCAATCCGCCCCGCGTATCCTCGTAGTCGACGACAATGCCGACATGCGGCATTACGTTGTGCGATTGCTCGCCGAGCGCTATGCGGTCGAGGCGGCTCCAGACGGCGAGGCCGCATTGGCCGCCGCGCGGAAAATACGGCCGGATTTGATCCTGAGCGACGTCATGATGCCCAGGCTCGACGGGTTCGGCCTGCTGCGCGAGCTGCGCCGGGATCCGGCGTTGAAGACCGTTCCGGTCATTCTCCTCTCCGCCAGAGCCGGCGAAGACTCGCGTATCGAAGGCGTGGAGTATGGGGCCGATGATTACCTCATCAAGCCGTTTAGCGCGCGTGAACTCCTCGCACGCATCCATGCGCAGCTGGGTATGGTACGCGTTCGGCGGGAGAGTGAAGCACGCATGGCGGCCGAGCTCGAAGCCATGACGCGATTGTGCGAGACGGGCAACCGGTGCGTGCAGGCGGGAGAAGAGGTGACGCGTTGTCTGGACCAATTCGTGGAGGCCGCAATCGCACTGACGGGAGCGAGCAAAGGCAACCTCCAGGTGCTGAACAGAACGACCGGCGCGCTGACCATCGCGGCTCATCGAGGATTCGAGAAATCGTTTCTCGATTTCTTCGCCGAGGTGCGCGCATCTGAAAAGGCGGCCTGCGGGGCGGCCATGGATGCGCATGAACGCATCGTCGTGGGCGACGTCGCGCAGAGCCCCCTATTCGCCGGAGAGCCGTCGTTGAACGTGTTGCTGGCCGCCGGCGTGCGAGCCGTGCAATCGACTCCGTTGATCAGCAGCGCAGGCGCGGTGTTGGGAATGATTTCGACCCATTTCGCGGCGCCGCATCTGCCGGACCAAATGGCCTTGCGCCTCATGGATCTGCTGGCACGTCAAGCGGCCGACTATTTGGAACGCAAATGGGCGGAAGAAGTGCTGCGGACCAGCGAAGAGCGCCTGCGGGCTATGTTCAAACAAGCTGCGACCGGCATCGTGGTCGTCGATCTGGAGGGACGGTTCCTGGAGGTGAATGAGCGCATGTGCCAGATTGTGCATCGCACGCGCGAACAGCTCCTCGCCTGTTCCTGCGCCGACCTGACCCATCCTGATGACTGGAGCTGCAACCGGTCGAGGATGGAAGAGGTGGCTGCGGGAACGCTGGAAGAATATGTCATCGAAAAACGCTATGGCCGACCAGACGGAACCTGGGTCTGGGTGAACGTGGCCGTCTCTGCGCTGCGGGACGGCCACGGACAGCCACAAGGGCTGCTCGCCGTCGTGCAGGACAGCGACGCCCGCAAGCGTGCCGAGCAGGCCGTGCGCGAAAGCGAAGCGCGGTTCCGCGAGATGGCTGACAACGCTCCCGTGATGGTCTGGGTAACCGACCAGACCGGCTTTTGCAATTTTCTCAGTCAATCATGGTACGACTTCACCGGTCAGACCGCGCAAGCCGGACTGGGTTTCGGCTGGATCGACGCCGTGCATCCCGACGACCGCCGTCAGGCGCGGGATGTGTTCATGGGCGCCAGCGTCCGCAGCGAAGCGTTCCAAGTCGAATACCGTCTCCGCCGCCGCGATGGCGCATACCGTTGGGCTATCGATGCCGCCGCGCCGCGCCGCGCTGAATCGGGCGAATTCCTTGGCTACATCGGGTCGGTCATCGACATCACCGAACGGAAACAGGCGGAGGAACGGCTCTTCGAGGCCCATGCCCTCCTCGACTCGCTCTTGCTCAGCGCGCCGATGGGCTTCTGCTACATGAACCGGCAGTTGCGGTATGAGCGCATCAATCCGCGCCTGGCCGAGCTGAACGGATTGTCGGTCGAGGCCCATATCGGCAAACATGTGTCGGACATTGTCCCGTCGCTCGCAGCGACCGTCTATGAGGTCACGAACCGTATCCTCTCCACGGGCCGGCCTGTCATCAATCATGAGTTCAGCGGTGAGACAGCGGCAGCGCCGGGTGTGACGCGCTATTGGAATGAGAATTGGTATCCGGTCTATGACCAGATGGGAGAGGTTCGCGGTTTCGGTGTCGTCGTGGAGGACGTGACCGAACGGAAGGCCGCCGAAGCCGCATTGCGGGAGGCGCAACAGCGTCTTCGGCAATGGAACGTCAAGCTGGAGCAGGCGGTGAATGTGAAAACCGCCGAATTGGTTCAGTCGCAGGACCGGCTCCGGGCCATGGCGACGGAGTTGAATCTGGCCGAACAACGGGAGCGTAAGCGGCTCGCGACGGAATTGCACGATCACCTCCAGCAGACCTTGGTGTTGGGAAAGTTAAAGATGGGGCAGGGCAAGCGGTTGGCGGCGTCGATGCCCGCACTCGCCGACGTCATCGAAGGAACGGATGCGATCTTTTCCGACGCCCTGCAATATACCCGCACGCTCGTGGCGGAACTGAGTCCGCCGGTGCTGCGCGATCACGGGCTCGCCGCAGGATTGAACTGGTTGGCCGACTACATGAAGAAACATGAGGTGTCGGTGACCGTGGTCCTGCCGAAAGATGACGGACTCCGGTTGCCGGAAGACCAGTCCATGCTGCTGTTTCAATCGGTCCGCGAGCTGTTGATCAATTCGTGGAAACATGGCGGAACGGGGCAGGCCACCGTGACGATGGAGCGCCCGGAGGGCGTCCTGCGGATAGAGGTGTGCGACCAGGGTGCGGGCTTTGATCCCTCGATTGTCACGCTTCAGGCTGGGACCGGCGTCTCGTCAAAATTCGGACTTCTGAGCATTCGGGAGCGGATGCGGGCGCTGGGAGGCTCCTTCGAGATTCAGTCGGGGCCGAATCAAGGCACCAGAGCGATCTTGATGTTGCCGGTCGGGGGTGATCCATGGGTTGCGGAAAGCGGCCAGCCGATCACATTGGCGGTTGATCCGTCCATGAATGGTTCAACCATTGCCCCTGCGCCTTCAGCGGCGTCGGCGGCCGGTATTCGGGTGCTGCTGGTCGATGACCATGCGATGGTACGGCAAGGACTTCGCTCCATGTTGGACGCCTACGACGATATCCAGGTTATCGGCGAAGCACAGGACGGAGTCGAGGCCGTGAGGCTCGCACGCGAGTTACGGCCGCGGGTGGTGGTGATGGATATCAGCATGCCGAACATGAACGGGATCGAGGCCACCGCCGAGATCAAGGCACAGTATCCGGACACGACCGTGATCGGTCTCTCGGTGAATGCGGATAGTGAAAATGCCGAAGCGATGGCGCGCGCGGGTGCGATGCGGCTTCTGACGAAAGAGATGGCGGTCGACTCGCTCTACGGCGCGATCCGTGAGGCGGTCGAGGCAGCCGAACCGACGTGGGAAGGGCTTTTCAGCACATGA
- a CDS encoding DUF2892 domain-containing protein, protein MTVNEWLRLIAGGFVFLAVVLGATVHPYYHYFAAFVAANLIQSAFTGWCPMMALLRRLGVRD, encoded by the coding sequence ATGACGGTGAATGAATGGCTTCGGTTGATTGCAGGAGGGTTTGTGTTCCTGGCAGTGGTGCTGGGGGCCACGGTGCATCCCTACTATCATTATTTCGCCGCGTTCGTGGCTGCCAATCTCATTCAGTCCGCGTTCACGGGTTGGTGTCCCATGATGGCACTGTTGCGGAGGCTTGGTGTTCGAGACTAA